A single region of the Labeo rohita strain BAU-BD-2019 chromosome 3, IGBB_LRoh.1.0, whole genome shotgun sequence genome encodes:
- the icam5 gene encoding LOW QUALITY PROTEIN: intercellular adhesion molecule 5 (The sequence of the model RefSeq protein was modified relative to this genomic sequence to represent the inferred CDS: inserted 1 base in 1 codon) has product MLLLQPLIGILLISLADGDSCPILLSPLDAVVEYGDSFSVNCSSLNTTHQSFLRWGTFINSTENLRAITNTFKVNDWEMNITCYMYSNETECSQNLPLTIYKTPDSVSISIVNHSRPVMEGEQYELQCDVLDVAPVQDLIVNWYKGQTLLDRTTFSNVSKTPVNETAKLLITAGRADDGAQYRCEAELNLGEVNSTASSQRLSVEVLYGQCPVKISPRSVVVEYGSSVAVNCTALIPHHGMGWEASEGGVDKTTDSVITWTVSDLKEWDIKPFCYIIYDKTHDKPCEXKLPVTVYKTPDSVSISIVNHSRPMMEGEQYELQCDVQDVAPVQNLTVKWYKGQTLLNQTTFTDTSITPVNETTTLLITADRADDGAQYRCEAELDLGEVNSTASSQRLSVEVLYKPKHSSSKETIIKIAEVTLDCTVKANPAPTYTWHSEHLKEEISSSVLPSSKLSPGNYTCTATNSQGRDSKVFIVKPIDGQCPVKISPRSVVVEYGGSVAVNCTALIMHHGMGWEASEGGVDKTTNQSLITWTVSDLREWDIKPFCYINYNKTHEKPCQEELPVTVYKTPDSVSISIVNHRGPMMEGEQYELQCDVQDVAPVQNLTVKWYKGQTLLSQTTFTDTSITPVNEVAKLLITADRADDGAQYRCEAELNLGEEGPQPPPKKTSELLNITVYYAPEIQSCNVWSPLRGTSLDSHPSDLYSVKGNPHPSISWSLNSSQVSSSVNLTENNSGRYEITASNVRGVHSCFINITVQYPPKLKCNETYEVKAETLFQHSCVDDGLPKPELSLCKNGTKMPHEFYPKWNDSGLYQLIAHNKHGTIHSNFTINILHAPVFYASQENFNVGKDSDITLECSSSGNPEPEMWLSFKNKNISTGRRHITHNIKRATSTDAGVYTCSATNEFGHEDKRFTVEIKDDSSYYIAIIAVIIILLVILFIVVVIIVWKKKKSTGHYKIQSGNACEMRPLSNGASS; this is encoded by the exons ATGCTTCTGCTTCAGCCATTGATAGGTATCTTGCTGATCAGCCTTGCTGATGGCG ACTCCTGCCCCATTTTATTGAGTCCTCTTGATGCGGTGGTTGAATATGGAGATTCATTTTCAGTGAACTGCTCCTCCCTCAACACCACACATCAGTCTTTCTTGAGATGGGGGACATTTATTAACTCAACAGAGAATCTTCGAGCGATCACAAATACGTTTAAAGTAAACGACTGGGAGATGAATATAACTTGTTACATGTACTCTAATGAAACAGAGTGTTCACAGAATCTTCCACTTACTATTTACA AGACTCCAGACAGTGTGTCTATCAGCATTGTGAATCACAGTAGaccagtgatggagggagagcAGTATGAGCTCCAGTGTGATGTTCTCGATGTGGCTCCTGTTCAGGATCTCATTGTCAATTGGTACAAAGGACAAACTCTGCTGGATCGAACCACCTTCAGTAACGTCAGTAAGACTCCAGTGAATGAAACCGCCAAACTCCTGATCACTGCAGGCAGAGCTGATGATGGAGCTCAGTACCGGTGTGAAGCAGAGCTGAATTTGGGAGAAGTAAATTCTACAGCATCTTCACAACGTCTCAGTGTTGAAGTGCTCT ATGGTCAATGTCCTGTTAAAATCAGCCCTCGAAGTGTTGTTGTGGAGTACGGCAGTTCTGTTGCAGTTAACTGTACCGCTTTAATCCCACATCATGGGATGGGATGGGAAGCCAGTGAGGGAGGAGTGGACAAGACCACAGACAGTGTGATCACATGGACAGTGTCAGATCTGAAAGAATGGGACATAAAGCCATTCTGCTACATAATCTATGACAAAACCCATGATAAACCATGTG GAAAGCTCCCAGTAACCGTTTACA AGACTCCAGACAGTGTGTCCATCAGCATTGTGAATCACAGCAGACCAATGATGGAGGGAGAGCAGTATGAGCTCCAGTGTGATGTTCAAGATGTGGCTCCTGTTCAGAATCTCACTGTCAAATGGTACAAAGGACAAACTCTGCTGAATCAAACCACTTTCACTGACACCAGCATAACTCCAGTGAATGAAACCACCACACTCCTGATCACTGCAGACAGAGCTGATGATGGAGCTCAATACCGGTGTGAAGCAGAGCTGGATCTGGGAGAAGTAAATTCTACAGCATCTTCACAACGTCTCAGTGTTGAAGTGCTCT ATAAACCAAAACACTCCAGTTCAAAAGAGACCATCATTAAAATAGCTGAAGTCACGCTAGACTGTACAGTGAAGGCAAACCCGGCTCCTACGTACACATGGCACTCAGAGCATCTGAAAGAAGAGATCAGCTCCTCAGTGCTCCCGTCCTCCAAACTCAGTCCAGGGAACTACACGTGCACTGCCACAAACTCTCAGGGAAGAGACAGCAAAGTGTTCATCGTCAAACCTATAG ATGGTCAATGTCCTGTTAAAATCAGCCCTCGAAGTGTGGTTGTGGAGTACGGCGGTTCTGTTGCAGTTAACTGTACTGCTTTAATCATGCATCATGGGATGGGATGGGAAGCCAGTGAGGGAGGAGTGGACAAGACAACTAACCAGAGTCTGATCACATGGACAGTGTCAGATCTGAGAGAATGGGACATAAAGCCATTCTGCTACATAAACTATAACAAAACCCATGAAAAACCGTGTCAAGAAGAGCTCCCAGTAACTGTTTACA AGACTCCAGACAGTGTGTCCATCAGCATTGTGAATCACAGAGGACCAATGATGGAGGGAGAGCAGTATGAGCTCCAGTGTGATGTTCAAGATGTGGCTCCTGTTCAGAATCTCACTGTCAAATGGTACAAAGGACAAACTCTGCTAAGTCAAACCACTTTCACTGACACCAGCATAACTCCAGTGAATGAAGTCGCCAAACTCCTGATCACTGCAGACAGAGCTGATGATGGAGCTCAATACCGGTGTGAAGCAGAGCTGAATCTGGGAGAAGAAGGACCTCAACCTCctccaaaaaaaacatcagaacttCTCAACATTACTGTATATT ATGCTCCAGAAATTCAGTCTTGTAATGTCTGGTCACCACTGAGAGGGACCTCATTGGATTCACATCCATCAGATTTATATTCTGTTAAGGGTAACCCTCATCCAAGCATCTCCTGGAGTCTCAATTCATCACAAGTTAGCTCCTCTGTGAATCTTACCGAAAACAATTCTGGCCGATATGAAATCACTGCCAGTAATGTCCGTGGTGTACATAGTTGTTTCATAAACATTACAGTACAGT ATCCTCCAAAACTGAAATGCAATGAGACCTATGAAGTAAAAGCGGAAACACTTTTCCAACATTCTTGCGTAGATGATGGACTACCAAAGCCTGAACTCTCCCTCTGCAAAAATGGAACAAAGATGCCGCATGAGTTTTATCCCAAGTGGAATGATAGTGGCTTGTATCAATTAATCGCACATAACAAGCATGGAACTATTCATTCTAATTTCACCATCAACATCCTAC ATGCCCCAGTGTTTTATGCCAGCCAAGAGAATTTTAATGTGGGAAAAGACAGCGATATAACGCTAGAGTGCAGCTCCTCTGGTAACCCAGAACCTGAGATGTGGTTgagcttcaaaaacaaaaacatctccACTGGGAGGCGCCACATCACTCATAACATTAAGAGAGCCACGTCTACCGATGCTGGAGTTTATACATGCAGTGCCACGAATGAATTTGGACATGAAGACAAGAGGTTCACAGTAGAGATAAAAG ATGACTCTTCCTACTACATTGCAATTATTGCAGTGATAATTATATTACTGGTTATTTTATTCATCGTTGTAGTGATCATTgtgtggaaaaagaaaaaatcaacaGGACATTATAAAATACAGTCAGGGAATGCGTGTGAAATGCGTCCGTTAAGCAATGGAGCCTCTTCGTGA